One Pullulanibacillus sp. KACC 23026 DNA segment encodes these proteins:
- a CDS encoding amidase — MMDQWKAYIDTRLMRSAAGSGVLNGLNFSVKDVFSIKNYKNSAGNPDWLRTHFPAKENAAAIDRLLKQGASLKGTTHTDELMYSLNGENFHYGTPVNPISSDRIPGGSSSGSAVAVAAGCVDFALGTDTGGSVRVPSAYCGLYGIRPTHGAVPLAGVIPLSKSFDTVGWMTKNPVTLKKVGETLIQQEANSETSRFNQLYFDQEAWSFVANDTRDILIKIKSVLQDWVTHTESIRVADTGLANWASLFRMIQGLEIWAEHGDWIESVQPVFGPGIAERFQWTSTLDQHLYAQKQGEREAIEKYLTNLLANNALLVIPTAPGEAPLKGLATEDMEDVRSKTMQLTCIAGLAGLPQVTIPLKSEKGHAIGLSFIANKKQDLNLLNWTEKFISYLKDRKIASFD, encoded by the coding sequence ATGATGGATCAATGGAAAGCTTACATAGATACTCGTTTAATGAGATCAGCTGCTGGCTCTGGTGTATTAAATGGACTTAACTTTAGCGTGAAGGATGTCTTTTCTATAAAAAATTACAAGAATAGTGCCGGGAATCCTGATTGGTTAAGGACACATTTTCCTGCCAAAGAAAATGCTGCTGCTATTGATCGTTTATTAAAACAAGGGGCTTCCTTAAAAGGAACGACTCATACAGATGAATTAATGTACAGTTTGAATGGTGAAAACTTTCATTATGGGACGCCTGTCAACCCGATCTCCTCAGATCGCATTCCAGGTGGTTCTTCAAGCGGTTCCGCTGTAGCAGTGGCTGCAGGATGCGTGGATTTTGCGCTTGGGACGGATACAGGCGGGTCGGTCCGCGTTCCATCTGCCTATTGCGGGTTATACGGAATAAGACCAACTCATGGCGCGGTGCCTCTTGCAGGTGTTATTCCGCTATCTAAGAGCTTTGATACGGTAGGTTGGATGACAAAAAATCCGGTTACCTTAAAGAAAGTGGGAGAAACGCTGATTCAACAAGAAGCTAATTCTGAGACCTCAAGGTTTAATCAGCTTTATTTCGATCAAGAAGCTTGGTCTTTCGTCGCTAACGATACGAGGGATATCTTAATTAAAATAAAATCTGTCTTACAAGATTGGGTCACTCACACTGAGTCAATAAGGGTTGCTGATACAGGACTAGCCAATTGGGCAAGTTTATTTAGGATGATACAAGGGCTTGAGATTTGGGCAGAGCATGGTGACTGGATCGAGTCCGTACAGCCTGTTTTCGGACCAGGTATTGCAGAACGATTTCAGTGGACGAGCACACTTGATCAACATCTATATGCTCAAAAACAAGGAGAACGCGAGGCGATTGAGAAGTATTTGACAAATTTATTGGCTAATAATGCCCTTTTAGTGATTCCTACCGCTCCCGGAGAAGCACCGTTAAAAGGTCTAGCAACTGAGGACATGGAAGACGTTCGATCAAAAACGATGCAACTCACCTGTATTGCCGGTCTCGCTGGTTTGCCGCAAGTGACCATCCCGCTTAAAAGCGAGAAGGGTCACGCAATCGGTTTGTCCTTTATTGCTAATAAAAAACAAGACCTTAACTTATTAAATTGGACAGAGAAGTTCATTTCTTATTTAAAAGATAGGAAGATAGCGAGTTTCGATTAA
- a CDS encoding NTP transferase domain-containing protein: MKSISGIYLAAGNSRRMGSNKLALPLQDTLLGNLALKQAFDSKLDTISVVVPKTGLPEWFDRSFLQEENKRIVVAACEWEEEGQAYSLRTGLKSARSVDPEAIVVLLADQPFVTSNLINDLIDAYQKQPYPFIAASFGDLPRPPILFSKEMFPELAQLKGDEGARKLLRGSWKDKGLIIPYQDKRLFFDIDTACDYHLAKGGL; the protein is encoded by the coding sequence TTGAAATCGATTAGTGGTATTTATTTAGCAGCGGGGAACAGCAGACGTATGGGGAGCAATAAACTGGCTCTTCCTCTACAAGATACATTGCTCGGAAATCTAGCTCTCAAGCAGGCGTTTGATTCAAAGCTCGATACGATCAGTGTCGTTGTTCCAAAAACGGGACTTCCGGAATGGTTTGATCGCTCCTTTCTTCAAGAAGAAAACAAGCGCATCGTTGTAGCGGCCTGTGAATGGGAAGAGGAAGGGCAGGCCTACTCACTCCGAACAGGGCTAAAATCGGCAAGGTCTGTTGACCCGGAAGCGATTGTTGTTTTACTAGCGGATCAACCTTTTGTAACAAGCAACTTGATAAATGATTTAATTGATGCTTATCAAAAGCAACCTTATCCTTTTATTGCGGCGAGCTTCGGCGATCTCCCAAGACCCCCTATCTTGTTCTCAAAAGAGATGTTTCCAGAACTTGCACAATTAAAGGGAGATGAAGGGGCACGCAAGCTCCTTCGCGGCAGTTGGAAAGATAAAGGATTGATTATTCCTTATCAGGATAAACGCCTCTTTTTTGATATTGATACGGCCTGCGATTATCACTTGGCGAAAGGCGGACTATGA
- a CDS encoding XdhC family protein: MDAIYSILDELQSSHEEVPSVLATIIKVEGSAYRKEGAAMLIKNERERVGLLSAGCLEEDLIARIQRYSSFQESETLQYDMSSEDDLSWGQGAGCNGILHILLEPVNPSFRDHLLTLKTYLQAGLSVDMIRLLDNKGAVSQYLFIAENGFQFGNWQTDKSQIHKVLDEQKAGRQDMKNRLMAADSSSTYYFFQTFQPKSRLILFGAGEDAEPLAQFASQAGFSVWVTDWRTSRCHPSHFPKADQLIVGSPKEIANQLTFNAHDSVILLSHVFQKDREFLQHLQDLKLKFLGLLGSKDRTKRLLKGLELMSSIYSPVGLPIGAEGPEEIAISIVAQLIQVKRSSVHDPAPYTPAEI, encoded by the coding sequence ATGGATGCTATTTATTCTATCTTAGATGAACTTCAATCCTCTCATGAAGAGGTTCCATCTGTCTTGGCAACCATTATCAAAGTGGAAGGGTCCGCTTATCGGAAAGAAGGGGCGGCTATGCTTATCAAAAATGAGCGAGAGCGTGTCGGACTCCTAAGCGCCGGCTGCCTAGAGGAAGACTTAATTGCCCGCATTCAAAGGTATTCTAGTTTCCAAGAATCCGAGACGCTTCAATATGATATGTCGAGTGAAGATGATCTTTCCTGGGGACAAGGGGCGGGATGTAACGGTATTTTGCATATCCTTCTTGAACCAGTTAACCCTAGCTTTCGTGACCATCTACTTACGCTAAAAACCTATCTTCAGGCAGGCCTTTCTGTCGATATGATTCGATTATTAGATAATAAGGGGGCCGTTAGCCAGTATCTTTTCATTGCAGAAAATGGGTTTCAATTTGGCAATTGGCAAACGGATAAATCCCAAATTCATAAAGTTTTAGACGAACAAAAGGCTGGACGTCAAGACATGAAGAACCGCTTGATGGCTGCCGATTCGTCCTCTACCTATTATTTCTTTCAAACCTTTCAGCCAAAGTCACGACTCATTCTCTTTGGTGCGGGTGAAGATGCAGAACCGTTAGCCCAATTTGCTTCTCAAGCGGGCTTCTCTGTCTGGGTAACGGATTGGCGCACAAGCCGGTGTCATCCGAGTCATTTTCCAAAGGCCGATCAATTGATCGTTGGCAGTCCAAAGGAGATTGCCAATCAATTGACTTTTAACGCTCATGATTCCGTCATCCTGCTTTCACATGTTTTTCAAAAAGATCGCGAATTTCTGCAGCACCTACAAGACCTAAAGCTTAAATTTCTAGGATTACTCGGTTCAAAGGATCGAACAAAACGACTCCTGAAGGGGTTAGAACTCATGAGTTCGATCTACTCACCGGTAGGACTGCCGATTGGAGCAGAGGGGCCAGAGGAGATTGCAATCAGTATTGTCGCTCAATTAATTCAAGTGAAAAGGTCCTCGGTTCACGATCCCGCTCCTTACACCCCTGCTGAAATTTAA
- the pucD gene encoding xanthine dehydrogenase subunit D — MLANRKDKGRIRPDGQDKVTGCLAYLTDLTFERMLHGKVLRSTYPHAEIKAIHTKKAEQLPGVVAVITHKDIPGLNGFGLITPDQPVLCDFVVRSIGDAVAAVAAETEEIARQALDLIVVDYDPLPVVDNPHTALFPNAPKLHSNGNLLHKASFIKGDVKKGFGDCTCIVEETYEVPRQMHAYMETEGGVVVPEDDGGITVYMGTQHGYKDRYQLSRILNCSEALIRVVSSPMGGSFGGKDELNVQPYAALLALKTGRPVRIHQTREESLRSGIKRHPMTITMKTGTDASGKLLAHQVRIVADTGAYASLGPAVLDFAVEHATGPYRIAHVETEGLSIFTNNGVAGEFRGFGGNQVTFALEGQMDRLAEKLGIAPIELRRRNLRNATDLGPMEHRIAPTDGASMVVEALDHQYTKRLAARDSDVFNPFIKRGIGIAITMHGGGLGYGRLDSSGGRLALNNDGRIEVSFGFEECGQGLLAVIETIVTSELHCAPSDLLILNGDTHLVPPTGSSTASRATSMVWTAIQRLKEAFTNKLLHAASLYLGLMETDLKLGEGGIWRRSDRKSETPLMSYKELAEYANHEEPICVDTHFEFPTTPDPVPGGHFLYSFAGVLAEVEVDLLTGRVKVRRLDQTVAAGPVVSPLGYLGQIEGGAVMALGYSLTEEAKMVGGHYVTKNFDTYLIPTIRDAPLEMNVDAIEMLDEGDSYGPRGVGEIGTVAVAPAITKAIHDAIGYWPVKLPVCPEALLSHVEEGLFPWTLKKQA; from the coding sequence ATGTTAGCAAATCGAAAAGACAAAGGTCGAATTCGTCCTGATGGGCAGGACAAAGTAACGGGATGTCTCGCTTATTTAACAGATCTCACCTTTGAACGAATGCTGCATGGCAAAGTGTTAAGAAGTACCTATCCCCATGCTGAAATTAAAGCCATTCATACTAAGAAGGCGGAACAGTTGCCGGGAGTTGTAGCTGTCATAACGCATAAAGATATACCCGGTCTCAATGGTTTTGGTCTCATTACACCTGATCAGCCTGTCTTATGCGATTTTGTCGTTCGCTCTATTGGTGATGCTGTGGCAGCAGTTGCAGCGGAGACAGAAGAAATAGCGAGACAGGCACTTGACCTCATTGTTGTCGATTATGACCCTTTACCAGTTGTGGACAATCCTCATACAGCCCTTTTTCCCAATGCTCCCAAACTCCATTCAAATGGCAATTTACTTCATAAGGCAAGTTTTATAAAAGGGGATGTAAAGAAGGGTTTCGGTGACTGTACTTGTATTGTGGAAGAAACCTATGAAGTGCCGCGACAAATGCACGCTTATATGGAAACAGAAGGAGGCGTTGTGGTTCCAGAAGACGATGGCGGCATTACCGTTTACATGGGAACACAGCACGGTTACAAAGATCGTTATCAATTATCTAGAATTTTAAATTGTTCAGAAGCCTTAATTCGTGTTGTCTCGAGTCCAATGGGGGGATCGTTCGGAGGAAAAGATGAACTCAATGTTCAGCCTTACGCAGCATTGCTTGCATTAAAAACAGGACGTCCTGTACGAATTCACCAGACAAGGGAGGAATCACTCCGTTCAGGGATAAAGCGGCATCCGATGACCATTACAATGAAAACAGGAACGGATGCTTCGGGGAAATTACTGGCTCATCAGGTTCGCATTGTGGCAGATACTGGGGCTTATGCTTCCCTTGGACCGGCCGTGTTAGATTTTGCTGTCGAACACGCAACGGGTCCCTATCGGATTGCTCATGTTGAAACAGAAGGATTATCAATTTTTACTAATAATGGGGTGGCAGGTGAATTTCGTGGATTTGGAGGTAACCAGGTGACCTTTGCTTTAGAAGGTCAAATGGATCGTTTAGCTGAAAAACTGGGGATAGCCCCTATTGAATTGAGAAGGCGGAATTTAAGAAATGCAACCGACCTTGGACCGATGGAGCATCGTATTGCCCCAACCGATGGTGCCTCCATGGTGGTGGAAGCATTGGATCATCAGTATACAAAGCGTCTTGCAGCACGTGATTCGGATGTTTTTAACCCTTTTATTAAGAGAGGAATCGGAATTGCGATCACTATGCATGGTGGTGGGCTTGGCTATGGTCGTTTGGATAGCTCTGGCGGCCGGCTTGCGTTAAATAATGATGGGAGAATTGAGGTCTCTTTTGGCTTTGAGGAATGCGGTCAGGGATTGCTTGCTGTTATTGAAACCATTGTGACGTCTGAACTTCATTGTGCGCCAAGCGATTTACTTATTTTAAACGGGGATACACATCTCGTTCCGCCGACAGGCTCATCTACTGCATCACGTGCCACAAGCATGGTGTGGACAGCGATTCAACGATTAAAGGAGGCATTTACGAACAAATTGCTGCATGCTGCCTCCCTTTATTTAGGACTTATGGAAACGGACTTGAAATTAGGTGAAGGAGGCATTTGGAGGCGGTCGGATAGAAAAAGTGAAACGCCTCTAATGAGCTATAAAGAACTCGCTGAATATGCCAATCATGAAGAACCTATCTGCGTCGACACCCATTTTGAATTTCCAACAACACCTGATCCGGTACCCGGCGGCCATTTTCTCTATTCCTTTGCAGGGGTATTGGCAGAAGTTGAAGTCGATTTGCTTACAGGGAGAGTAAAGGTTAGACGACTTGACCAAACAGTCGCTGCCGGTCCTGTTGTCAGTCCGTTAGGCTATCTCGGTCAAATAGAAGGCGGAGCTGTCATGGCATTAGGCTATTCTCTGACTGAAGAGGCAAAAATGGTTGGCGGCCATTATGTCACGAAAAACTTCGATACGTACCTCATTCCAACTATTAGGGATGCGCCTCTTGAAATGAATGTAGACGCGATCGAGATGCTGGATGAAGGAGATTCGTATGGACCAAGGGGTGTCGGAGAGATTGGAACGGTTGCGGTGGCCCCCGCTATTACAAAAGCCATTCATGATGCCATTGGTTATTGGCCTGTCAAACTGCCGGTCTGTCCTGAAGCCTTATTATCACATGTTGAGGAGGGGCTATTCCCATGGACATTGAAAAAACAAGCGTAA
- a CDS encoding 5'-deoxyadenosine deaminase, protein MLKILIKNAEFITMNAKEEIIYGDLLIEGDRIKAMGGELCDQAADKVIDAKGKTVIPGFIQTHIHLCQTLFRGQADDLELLDWLKQRIWPLEASHDEESVYYSAMLGIGELIQSGTTTIMDMETVHHTDYAFQALSQSGIRALSGKVMMDKGGEVPTGLREVTARSLQQSVDLLEKWHGFDNGRLKYAFSPRFVISCTEELLKEVQRLSDSYKVNVHTHASENRGEIEIVQLETGMRNVVYLDHLGLANDRLILAHCVWLNEEEKKIIQERGVHVSHCPGSNLKLASGIAETPDLLDRHISLSLGADGAPCNNNLDMFNEMRLAALIQKPAHGPTSMNANTVFKMATIGGARAVGMEKEIGSLEPGKKADLAILNLNDFHLYPSFGVDPVSRIVYSATRHDVETTIINGQIVMENRRLNTLDQDIVLKEANRSIKRVLKRAEILV, encoded by the coding sequence ATCTTGAAAATTCTTATTAAAAATGCTGAGTTCATCACGATGAATGCCAAAGAGGAGATAATCTATGGGGATCTGTTAATTGAAGGTGACCGCATTAAAGCTATGGGGGGTGAGTTGTGCGATCAAGCGGCAGATAAAGTCATTGATGCCAAAGGGAAAACAGTTATTCCTGGATTTATTCAGACACATATTCATCTTTGTCAAACCTTATTTCGCGGTCAGGCAGATGATTTGGAACTGTTAGATTGGCTGAAACAGCGAATTTGGCCGCTCGAAGCTTCACATGATGAAGAGTCCGTTTATTATTCTGCAATGCTTGGAATTGGTGAATTGATCCAAAGCGGGACAACGACGATTATGGATATGGAAACCGTCCATCATACAGATTATGCTTTCCAGGCATTGAGTCAGAGCGGGATACGCGCTTTGTCCGGGAAGGTCATGATGGATAAAGGGGGAGAGGTTCCGACTGGGTTAAGGGAAGTGACGGCACGCTCCCTCCAACAGAGTGTGGATTTGCTGGAAAAATGGCATGGATTTGATAATGGACGTCTGAAGTATGCCTTTTCACCCCGATTTGTGATTTCTTGCACGGAAGAGTTGCTTAAAGAGGTTCAGAGGTTATCAGATTCCTATAAAGTGAACGTTCATACACATGCGTCAGAAAATCGTGGTGAAATAGAAATCGTTCAATTAGAAACCGGGATGCGCAATGTCGTGTATCTTGACCATCTAGGCCTGGCGAACGATCGGTTAATTCTCGCTCATTGTGTTTGGCTGAATGAGGAGGAGAAGAAAATTATTCAGGAGAGAGGGGTTCATGTGAGTCATTGCCCGGGCTCAAACCTTAAGCTCGCTTCTGGGATTGCGGAAACCCCTGATCTTCTTGATCGGCATATTTCTTTAAGTCTTGGAGCAGATGGAGCCCCTTGTAATAATAATCTCGATATGTTTAATGAGATGAGGCTTGCAGCACTCATTCAGAAACCGGCTCATGGTCCCACTTCGATGAACGCTAACACCGTTTTTAAAATGGCGACAATTGGAGGAGCAAGAGCGGTTGGGATGGAGAAGGAAATTGGCAGTCTGGAACCTGGGAAAAAGGCGGATTTGGCGATCTTGAATTTGAATGACTTTCACCTTTACCCTTCTTTTGGCGTTGATCCGGTCTCAAGAATTGTCTATTCTGCAACACGTCATGATGTAGAGACGACCATTATTAACGGTCAAATTGTGATGGAAAATAGGCGGCTAAATACACTTGATCAAGACATAGTTTTAAAAGAGGCCAATCGTTCAATCAAACGAGTTCTTAAAAGGGCTGAAATTCTCGTTTGA
- a CDS encoding AMP-binding protein, with amino-acid sequence MVLSIPEQINLYDEMRKQAKRHRNRVILEDLSGSLTYDQFLLSVNVLSRKIKEMTLNEERVGLYLPNIIGQVVTLFALFKNNQNPCLLNFSMGTQNLLDCIETAELQTVLTSREFIKVAKVSPVIDEMEKKVRILYLEDLKDGLTLAQKATGFVESKLPSFRKGKQKEVILFTSGTENKPKGVILTHRNIYANIKQGLSVVPLTEKDRLFNPLPLFHAFGLTVGAVLPLLSNIKSFLYPSPLHYREIPKLIHKDQSTVFVATNTFFDQYAKHATRDQLATLRIVVAGAEKLKKDVYDKYRNEFGITLLQGYGTTETSPMIALNTPSFSKEGTVGKPLPLLECKLDKIQGIEEGGSLLLKGPNVMKGYLIHGKGYVPCGEWYNTGDIVTIDNEGFITIVSRLKRFSKIAGEMISLNKIEELALEHFGSSSFYAVSIPDKRKGEKIILFTTVADVTGREFNKSIKQKKMSSLYIPDQIVFINEIPLLQSGKPDYRQMEVMAKDLASL; translated from the coding sequence ATGGTACTTTCTATACCTGAACAAATTAATTTATATGATGAAATGAGAAAACAGGCAAAGCGCCATCGTAATAGGGTTATCTTAGAAGATCTGTCAGGTTCCCTGACTTATGACCAATTTTTATTATCGGTTAATGTATTAAGCCGAAAAATTAAAGAAATGACCCTAAACGAAGAACGAGTTGGTTTGTATTTGCCAAATATTATTGGGCAAGTCGTCACCTTGTTTGCCTTATTTAAAAACAATCAAAATCCATGTTTATTGAATTTCTCTATGGGGACACAAAACCTTTTAGATTGCATAGAAACGGCCGAACTGCAAACCGTCTTAACCTCTAGAGAATTCATCAAGGTAGCTAAAGTTTCACCCGTGATCGATGAAATGGAAAAAAAGGTACGCATTCTCTATTTGGAAGACTTAAAAGATGGACTTACTCTCGCCCAGAAAGCGACAGGCTTTGTGGAATCGAAATTACCTTCTTTTAGAAAAGGAAAACAAAAGGAAGTCATCTTGTTTACTTCCGGAACTGAAAACAAGCCAAAAGGGGTTATTTTAACTCATCGCAATATATACGCCAATATTAAACAAGGGTTATCGGTTGTCCCATTAACCGAGAAAGATCGACTCTTTAACCCTCTCCCTCTCTTTCACGCCTTTGGTCTAACTGTAGGAGCGGTCTTGCCCTTATTATCAAATATAAAATCGTTTCTCTATCCTTCTCCGCTCCATTATCGGGAAATACCGAAACTTATTCATAAGGATCAGAGCACTGTTTTTGTTGCGACGAATACGTTCTTTGATCAATATGCGAAACATGCCACAAGAGACCAGTTGGCAACACTGCGAATTGTCGTTGCGGGTGCAGAGAAACTCAAAAAGGATGTTTATGACAAGTATCGAAATGAGTTCGGCATAACGCTCTTACAAGGGTATGGAACAACTGAAACCTCTCCAATGATCGCCTTAAACACCCCTTCTTTTAGTAAAGAAGGGACGGTCGGCAAACCGCTTCCTTTATTAGAATGCAAATTAGACAAAATACAAGGGATTGAAGAAGGCGGCAGTTTGTTATTGAAAGGGCCTAATGTCATGAAGGGCTATTTAATTCATGGTAAGGGGTATGTGCCATGCGGTGAATGGTATAACACGGGTGATATTGTAACCATTGATAACGAGGGATTTATCACGATTGTGTCTCGTCTGAAACGATTTTCCAAAATAGCAGGTGAAATGATTTCATTAAACAAAATCGAGGAGCTTGCACTTGAACACTTTGGATCCTCCTCCTTCTACGCCGTCAGTATCCCTGATAAAAGAAAAGGCGAAAAGATTATTCTTTTTACCACAGTCGCTGATGTAACAGGAAGAGAATTTAATAAATCTATTAAGCAAAAGAAAATGTCGTCCTTATATATCCCGGATCAAATTGTCTTTATTAACGAAATCCCCCTTCTTCAAAGCGGGAAACCGGATTACCGGCAAATGGAGGTCATGGCAAAGGATCTAGCCTCCCTATGA
- a CDS encoding glucosaminidase domain-containing protein encodes MKRWMTYSALSFALLLMSRTPIALADSGSQLKSQINQLDKKRQSTLNDLQTSKNKLNANQKQQASVMDQVQSLETQIEDSTYKIQVKQNSVDTTKDTIQTLQDNITALKKSISQRKKLIKERARSVYVSGGSNSYLELVLNSANFYELVNRIVFVNKIAQQDQSILKQQVTDNQNLLKDQKALQVTLNQLNEDLKSLEQMKADLNNKKAQEQTILNGLKDKASAIQEAVSEKQKQADLYAQQEAAHKADLSNWQAEQKKAAQAPKASSSSSAVTYQTSASGLPGVLQQFVQSAQQVERSTGVPAAITLAQIELESDAGGQLSQLATQGKNLFGIKGKGPAGTIYLPTHEVIGGIEITINAGFKRYSTYYQSIADHAAVLNQSRYQYFLRNAHNLQDYAYGIQDGGYATDPNYAVKLISVINAYGLGKYDTGSF; translated from the coding sequence ATGAAGCGTTGGATGACTTATAGCGCCCTTTCATTCGCCCTCCTTTTAATGAGTCGAACACCCATAGCTCTTGCAGACAGCGGAAGTCAATTAAAGAGCCAAATTAATCAGTTGGATAAAAAAAGGCAATCAACACTTAACGATCTTCAGACGAGTAAAAATAAGCTCAACGCGAATCAAAAGCAACAGGCGTCTGTTATGGATCAAGTTCAAAGCCTTGAAACACAAATTGAGGACTCGACTTATAAAATACAAGTTAAGCAAAATTCAGTTGATACAACGAAAGACACGATTCAAACATTACAAGATAACATTACCGCTCTAAAGAAAAGCATTAGTCAACGAAAAAAGCTGATTAAAGAGCGCGCCAGATCTGTTTATGTGAGCGGCGGATCTAACAGTTATTTGGAATTAGTGCTGAATTCTGCTAATTTTTATGAGCTTGTCAACCGGATTGTTTTTGTTAACAAAATTGCTCAACAAGATCAATCTATACTCAAACAACAGGTTACGGACAATCAGAATCTGCTGAAGGACCAGAAGGCATTACAGGTTACTCTTAATCAATTGAATGAGGACTTAAAAAGTCTTGAGCAGATGAAAGCGGACTTGAACAATAAAAAAGCTCAAGAACAAACCATCTTAAATGGGCTAAAGGATAAGGCGTCTGCGATACAAGAAGCCGTTTCCGAAAAACAAAAGCAGGCTGATCTCTATGCGCAGCAAGAAGCTGCCCATAAAGCCGATCTTTCTAATTGGCAAGCTGAGCAAAAAAAGGCGGCACAAGCGCCCAAAGCTAGCTCAAGCTCAAGTGCGGTGACTTACCAGACATCAGCGTCAGGACTTCCGGGTGTTCTTCAACAATTCGTTCAGTCAGCACAGCAGGTGGAACGTTCTACGGGTGTACCGGCTGCCATTACATTGGCTCAAATTGAATTAGAAAGCGATGCTGGTGGACAATTATCGCAGTTAGCTACTCAAGGTAAAAACTTGTTTGGAATTAAAGGAAAAGGACCGGCTGGGACCATTTATTTACCGACTCATGAAGTAATCGGTGGCATTGAGATTACGATTAATGCTGGATTTAAACGATATAGTACCTATTATCAATCGATAGCTGATCATGCAGCGGTCTTAAACCAATCACGGTATCAGTATTTCTTAAGAAATGCGCATAATTTGCAAGACTATGCTTATGGCATACAAGACGGCGGCTATGCAACTGATCCTAACTATGCCGTTAAATTAATAAGTGTCATTAATGCCTATGGATTAGGCAAGTATGATACAGGAAGTTTTTAA
- a CDS encoding FAD binding domain-containing protein has translation MVPSISSSPVVWQPETIQEALSVKEKLGHESCFVAGGTYLQLQWIQNRVMPRDLISLEKLNDLKKVKKRLRGQETFLEIGSLVRLVDLQAGLSDFSETKLLLEALPQIASPAIRNRATLGGNVMSKKGELLPALLVLEAELLIQTPSGSKHLTLHNWLDQANRQEPFVLTHLYLPDMTMEKMEAGVTTAFFKKTARREAFVPSQVIVSGRCTVNVNHCVSHIRLAVGGTDHLPERLLQTEDLLLGRPLNEETLSKVYSSIWQSLHPLESPFTSPQYLKKVVANLIIGQLYELAFKLK, from the coding sequence ATGGTGCCTTCTATCTCATCATCACCTGTTGTGTGGCAACCCGAAACCATCCAAGAAGCTTTGAGTGTCAAAGAAAAACTAGGTCATGAATCGTGTTTTGTGGCAGGCGGGACTTATCTGCAGCTTCAATGGATTCAAAACCGTGTTATGCCTCGTGATCTCATCTCTTTAGAGAAGCTGAATGACTTGAAAAAAGTAAAGAAACGGTTAAGAGGGCAAGAAACCTTTTTAGAGATCGGGTCCCTCGTACGTCTAGTTGACCTTCAAGCGGGCCTCTCTGATTTCAGTGAAACGAAACTTTTGTTAGAGGCTCTTCCCCAAATCGCTTCTCCCGCTATTCGGAATCGGGCTACTTTAGGCGGTAATGTCATGAGCAAAAAAGGAGAACTCCTTCCAGCCTTACTGGTGTTAGAGGCCGAGCTCTTGATCCAAACACCTTCAGGAAGCAAGCATCTGACTTTACACAATTGGTTAGATCAAGCGAATCGTCAAGAACCGTTTGTTTTAACCCATTTGTACCTTCCAGATATGACCATGGAAAAAATGGAGGCGGGAGTAACGACGGCTTTCTTTAAAAAAACAGCCAGAAGAGAAGCGTTTGTTCCGTCACAAGTGATCGTTTCAGGAAGATGTACCGTCAATGTCAATCATTGTGTCTCACATATTCGCCTTGCCGTTGGCGGCACTGATCACTTGCCAGAACGCTTACTTCAGACTGAAGACCTTCTTCTTGGACGTCCATTAAACGAGGAAACGTTATCCAAGGTTTATTCCTCTATTTGGCAATCCCTACATCCGTTGGAAAGCCCCTTTACTTCTCCTCAATATTTAAAAAAGGTAGTCGCTAATTTAATCATCGGTCAATTGTATGAACTAGCCTTCAAATTAAAATAA
- a CDS encoding (2Fe-2S)-binding protein has product MEITFQINNQLTTFKTEPTTPLIQLLRSERQLTGAKLSCGIGRCGACSILMDGELVNACLIMAYQASGTSILTIEGLNEEGGHPIQKALLEEGGLQCGYCTPGMVMAITALFKRTPQPTDEEIMEGLSGNLCRCTGYTGIIRAIRRCMN; this is encoded by the coding sequence ATGGAAATCACCTTTCAAATTAACAATCAATTGACGACATTTAAAACTGAGCCAACGACACCTCTTATTCAATTGTTACGGAGTGAAAGGCAGTTAACAGGCGCCAAACTCTCCTGTGGGATTGGTCGTTGCGGTGCCTGTTCGATCTTAATGGATGGAGAATTAGTGAATGCCTGTTTAATCATGGCTTATCAAGCGTCTGGAACATCGATTTTAACTATTGAAGGACTTAATGAAGAAGGAGGGCATCCCATTCAAAAAGCGCTTCTTGAAGAAGGGGGCTTGCAATGCGGCTATTGTACACCAGGCATGGTGATGGCTATAACAGCCCTTTTCAAAAGGACACCTCAACCGACTGACGAAGAAATTATGGAGGGACTCTCTGGAAATCTCTGCCGCTGTACAGGTTATACAGGGATCATTCGAGCCATTAGACGTTGTATGAATTAA